A DNA window from Vibrio sp. CDRSL-10 TSBA contains the following coding sequences:
- a CDS encoding LysR family transcriptional regulator — protein sequence MVKHTDPDKLLMAMPSLRAIKSFVAAAKHQSFTAAAESLCVTQAAISRQIRELEATLGVKLFHRVGRSVELTDEGNIFYDAAYLSFVNIAQAAQRIDNHAAKRKEITVCCSPAFSGCWLSYSLPQFLKLHPDINVNIITTNSLLNLEPGTNPDIYISKTSAPITGYTATPLFYDVIYPVCSPEYLRHHPQIEQLDGIDESKLLNLSPHGRAQLAEHVDWEVWMAEVQHDLVLSNGYSFTSNDYNLLIQLATQHQGICLGWHHLVHHLIDEGKLVKITEHQATYKEKCHYLFCADAKMSDPIFEQFKHWLLDKLAAEDTSIIPS from the coding sequence ATGGTGAAACATACCGATCCGGATAAGTTATTGATGGCGATGCCCTCATTAAGAGCGATCAAATCTTTTGTCGCTGCAGCCAAACATCAAAGTTTTACTGCCGCAGCGGAATCATTATGTGTGACTCAAGCTGCGATCAGCAGACAAATCCGTGAATTAGAAGCCACTCTGGGGGTGAAGTTATTTCATCGGGTCGGCCGTTCAGTGGAGCTGACCGATGAAGGTAATATTTTCTACGATGCTGCCTATTTGTCCTTTGTAAATATTGCCCAGGCGGCGCAGCGGATTGATAATCATGCTGCTAAACGCAAGGAAATCACCGTTTGTTGCTCTCCGGCATTTTCTGGATGTTGGCTGTCTTATTCTCTGCCGCAATTTTTAAAACTTCATCCTGATATCAACGTTAATATTATTACCACCAACAGTTTACTTAATCTCGAACCCGGAACTAATCCCGATATCTATATCAGTAAAACGTCAGCACCGATCACGGGTTATACCGCAACGCCGCTGTTTTATGATGTTATTTATCCGGTCTGCTCGCCTGAATATCTGCGTCATCATCCGCAAATTGAACAGCTGGATGGTATTGATGAGTCCAAGTTACTGAATCTCAGCCCGCATGGACGTGCTCAGTTAGCGGAACATGTCGACTGGGAAGTATGGATGGCAGAAGTTCAGCACGATCTGGTGTTAAGTAATGGCTATTCCTTTACTTCGAATGACTACAACCTGCTGATACAGTTGGCTACGCAGCACCAGGGGATCTGTTTGGGCTGGCACCATTTAGTGCACCATCTTATCGATGAAGGCAAGCTGGTAAAAATTACTGAGCATCAGGCAACGTATAAAGAGAAGTGCCATTACCTGTTTTGTGCCGACGCCAAGATGTCCGATCCTATATTTGAACAGTTTAAACATTGGCTGCTTGATAAGCTGGCTGCAGAAGACACATCGATCATTCCAAGTTAA